Proteins encoded within one genomic window of Buchnera aphidicola (Myzocallis carpini):
- the atpA gene encoding F0F1 ATP synthase subunit alpha, which yields MQLNSSEISEIIQQRIEKFDISKNIYHEGVIISVSDGIIRIYGINNVMFGEMISLPDKMYALVLNLERDIISAVVLGSYLNIVEGMKVYSTGRMLEVPVGKNLLGRVVNVLGIPIDGKEEMNSTIYYPIEKDAPGVIERVSVTEPIHTGYKAIDAMVPIGKGQRELIIGDRQTGKTALAIDTIINQRKSNVFCIYVAIGQQQSKILNIVEKLERYNALSNTIIVNASAAESPVMQYLAPYSGCAMGEYFRDYGENALIVYDDLSKHAISYRQISLLLKRPPGREAFPGDIFYLHSRLLERASRINMDSVYERSQKTVFGKTGSLTALPIIETQSGDVSSFIPTNVISITDGQIFLETNLFNMGIRPAINPGISVSRVGSAAQTEIIKKLSVKIRTALAQYRELSAFSQFSSDLDEITKKQLDYGQKITELLKQNQYHAMSVAEQVIIFFSAENGLLDEIHVDKIQEFEKNLLFFFKNEYSSFLDILNNATHYTKEIQKKLYDITNIFKRNNIY from the coding sequence ATGCAATTAAATTCTAGTGAAATTAGTGAAATAATTCAACAACGTATTGAAAAATTTGATATTTCTAAGAATATATACCATGAAGGAGTAATTATTTCTGTTAGCGATGGCATTATACGAATTTATGGAATTAATAATGTTATGTTTGGTGAAATGATTTCATTACCAGATAAAATGTATGCTCTAGTATTAAATTTAGAAAGAGATATTATTAGTGCAGTAGTTTTGGGATCATATTTAAATATTGTAGAAGGTATGAAAGTATATTCTACTGGTCGTATGTTAGAAGTTCCAGTTGGAAAAAATTTATTAGGACGTGTAGTAAATGTTTTAGGTATTCCTATTGATGGGAAAGAAGAAATGAATAGTACAATATATTATCCTATCGAAAAAGATGCACCAGGAGTGATTGAAAGAGTATCAGTTACCGAACCTATTCATACTGGATATAAAGCAATAGATGCTATGGTACCTATTGGAAAGGGACAAAGAGAATTAATTATTGGAGATCGACAAACTGGGAAAACAGCATTAGCAATAGATACAATAATAAATCAAAGAAAATCAAATGTTTTTTGTATTTATGTTGCTATTGGCCAACAACAATCTAAAATATTAAATATTGTAGAAAAATTAGAAAGATATAATGCTTTATCTAATACAATTATTGTAAACGCATCAGCAGCTGAATCACCAGTGATGCAATATCTTGCACCATATTCTGGATGTGCAATGGGAGAATACTTTAGGGATTATGGGGAAAATGCATTAATTGTATATGATGATTTATCTAAACATGCTATTTCATATCGACAAATTTCATTATTATTAAAAAGACCCCCTGGAAGGGAAGCATTTCCTGGAGATATTTTTTATTTACACTCAAGATTGTTAGAAAGAGCTTCGCGTATTAATATGGATAGTGTTTACGAACGAAGTCAAAAAACTGTTTTTGGTAAAACAGGTTCGTTAACTGCACTTCCAATTATAGAAACACAGTCTGGTGATGTTTCTTCTTTTATACCTACTAATGTGATTTCTATTACTGATGGTCAAATATTTTTAGAAACGAATTTATTTAATATGGGTATTCGACCTGCAATTAATCCCGGGATATCTGTTTCTCGAGTAGGTAGTGCAGCACAAACAGAAATTATTAAAAAATTATCTGTAAAAATACGAACAGCATTAGCACAGTATCGAGAGTTATCTGCATTTTCTCAATTTTCTTCTGATTTAGATGAAATTACTAAAAAGCAATTAGATTATGGTCAAAAAATCACTGAACTTTTAAAACAAAATCAGTACCATGCAATGTCTGTAGCAGAACAAGTTATTATTTTTTTTTCTGCTGAAAATGGTTTGCTTGATGAGATTCATGTTGATAAAATACAAGAATTTGAAAAAAATTTATTATTTTTTTTTAAAAATGAATATAGTTCTTTTTTAGATATCCTTAATAATGCTACGCATTATACTAAAGAAATTCAAAAAAAGTTATATGATATTACCAATATATTTAAAAGGAATAATATTTATTAG
- the atpG gene encoding ATP synthase F1 subunit gamma → MINTNMIRNKIKSISNTKKITKTMEMVAITKIKKMQNKILISQPYLNSIKEIIFHFLQGKLKKNIFLKKKKQIKSIGIVVVSSNRGLCGSLNNNIFKIVNSVMKNNTNHNIKFFLYILGKRGSLFFKNQNIHHNYKTIFLDDELEYTDLIPLAKKLIIHYKKNIFDKLLIVSNKFYSRILQKPEIFQILPIHKKNFSGPKYTIYKNWDYLYEYYEKYTIEYVLNEYIIFQLLQLLLENQLSEQSARMIAMKTATDNSKNIITDLRILYNKIRQFSITQELIEIISGANICL, encoded by the coding sequence ATGATTAATACGAACATGATACGTAATAAAATAAAAAGTATTTCTAATACTAAAAAGATTACTAAAACGATGGAAATGGTTGCAATTACTAAGATAAAAAAAATGCAAAATAAAATATTAATTAGTCAACCATATTTAAATTCTATTAAAGAAATTATTTTTCATTTTTTACAAGGTAAATTAAAAAAAAATATTTTTTTAAAAAAAAAAAAACAAATTAAAAGTATTGGAATTGTAGTTGTTTCTTCCAATCGAGGTTTATGTGGTAGTTTAAATAATAATATTTTTAAAATTGTAAACTCAGTTATGAAAAATAATACGAATCATAATATTAAATTTTTTTTATACATTTTAGGAAAAAGGGGTTCACTATTTTTTAAAAATCAAAATATACATCATAATTATAAAACAATCTTTTTAGATGATGAATTGGAATATACTGATTTAATACCTTTAGCGAAAAAATTAATCATACATTATAAAAAGAATATTTTTGATAAATTATTAATTGTGAGTAATAAATTTTACAGTAGAATACTTCAAAAACCAGAAATATTTCAAATATTACCAATACATAAAAAAAATTTTTCAGGTCCAAAATATACAATATATAAAAATTGGGATTATTTATATGAGTACTATGAAAAATATACAATAGAATATGTACTCAATGAGTATATTATATTTCAATTATTACAATTACTGCTAGAAAATCAATTGAGTGAACAGTCTGCTCGTATGATTGCTATGAAAACTGCTACTGATAATAGTAAAAATATTATTACTGATTTAAGAATATTATATAATAAAATACGACAATTTAGTATTACACAAGAACTCATTGAAATTATTTCAGGAGCAAATATTTGTTTATAA
- the atpD gene encoding F0F1 ATP synthase subunit beta, which translates to MNTGKIIQIIGAVIDVEFSNKHLPKIYHALEVHYDNKLLILEVQQQLGSGIVRTIAMGSSDGLKRGLKVINLGHYIKIPVGTSTLGRIMNVLGQPIDMKGPILNSNGKTPEYWEIHRSPPKYQEQSSSIEILETGIKVLDLICPFSKGGKIGLFGGAGVGKTVNMMELIRNIAIQHSGYSVFTGVGERTREGNDFYHEMQASKVLDKVSLVYGQMNEPPGNRLRVAFTGLTIAEKFREEGKNVLLFIDNIYRYILAGTEVSALLGRMPSAVGYQPTLSEEMGILQERITSTKMGSITSIQAVYVPADDFTDPAPAITFSHLDGIITLSRQISSLGIYPAVDPLSSSSRLLDVTIIGKEHYQTARNVQFILQKYEELKDIIAILGIDELSDTDKLLVSRARKVQRFLSQPFFVAEIFTGSPGKYVTLKENIRGFKGILDGEFDELPEQAFYMIGNIDEAIQKSKSL; encoded by the coding sequence ATGAATACTGGTAAAATTATACAAATTATTGGTGCTGTTATAGATGTTGAGTTTTCAAACAAACATCTTCCCAAGATATATCATGCTTTAGAAGTACATTACGATAATAAATTATTGATTTTAGAAGTTCAGCAACAATTAGGATCAGGAATTGTACGTACTATTGCTATGGGTTCTTCAGATGGATTAAAAAGAGGATTAAAAGTTATCAATTTAGGTCATTATATTAAAATTCCAGTCGGAACATCTACATTAGGTCGCATTATGAATGTTTTAGGACAACCTATAGATATGAAAGGACCTATTTTGAATAGTAATGGAAAAACTCCAGAGTATTGGGAAATACATCGGTCTCCTCCAAAATATCAAGAACAATCAAGTTCAATAGAAATTTTAGAAACTGGTATCAAAGTACTTGATTTAATATGTCCATTTTCGAAAGGTGGAAAAATTGGATTATTTGGAGGCGCAGGAGTAGGGAAAACAGTGAATATGATGGAACTAATTCGAAATATTGCTATTCAACATTCTGGATATTCTGTTTTTACTGGAGTTGGAGAAAGAACAAGAGAAGGTAATGATTTTTATCATGAGATGCAAGCATCCAAAGTGTTAGATAAAGTTTCTTTAGTATATGGTCAGATGAACGAACCTCCGGGAAATCGGTTAAGGGTAGCATTTACTGGATTAACGATTGCAGAGAAATTTAGAGAAGAAGGTAAGAATGTATTATTATTTATTGACAATATATATCGGTATATTTTAGCAGGAACTGAAGTTTCTGCATTACTAGGAAGAATGCCTTCTGCAGTCGGATATCAACCAACATTATCTGAAGAAATGGGAATTTTACAAGAGCGTATTACTTCAACTAAAATGGGTTCTATTACTTCAATACAAGCAGTTTATGTTCCTGCAGACGATTTTACAGATCCAGCTCCAGCAATTACATTTTCGCATTTAGATGGTATTATTACATTAAGTAGACAAATATCTTCGTTAGGTATTTACCCTGCTGTAGATCCATTAAGTTCTAGTAGTAGGTTATTAGATGTTACAATTATTGGTAAAGAGCATTATCAAACAGCACGAAATGTACAGTTTATATTACAAAAATATGAAGAATTAAAAGATATTATTGCAATTTTAGGGATTGATGAATTATCTGATACAGATAAGTTACTAGTATCTAGAGCAAGAAAAGTGCAAAGATTTTTATCACAACCATTTTTTGTTGCTGAAATATTTACTGGATCTCCAGGGAAATATGTTACTTTGAAAGAAAATATTAGAGGGTTTAAAGGAATTTTAGATGGAGAGTTTGACGAATTACCTGAACAAGCTTTTTATATGATTGGTAATATTGATGAAGCTATTCAAAAATCAAAGTCTTTATAA
- the atpC gene encoding ATP synthase F1 subunit epsilon produces the protein MKCYLNVVSIQKILFSEYIKKIHITTINGILNIYPGHTALLTTTIPGALYILTKFNKKKYIYISSGILEVQPMFIQVVVKKAIFAEHLNYDTLMKKKNSINMLMKDSQLNKKKELYHSLKKINAKLYTINIMKQCV, from the coding sequence ATGAAATGTTATTTAAATGTTGTAAGTATCCAAAAAATATTATTTTCTGAATATATTAAAAAAATTCATATTACTACGATCAATGGTATTTTAAATATTTACCCTGGGCATACTGCTTTATTAACTACAACAATACCAGGAGCATTATATATTTTAACCAAATTTAATAAAAAGAAATATATCTACATTTCCTCGGGTATATTAGAAGTACAACCAATGTTCATTCAAGTTGTTGTTAAAAAAGCAATTTTTGCAGAACATTTAAATTATGATACTTTAATGAAAAAAAAAAATAGTATTAACATGCTTATGAAAGACAGTCAGTTAAACAAAAAAAAAGAATTGTATCATAGTTTAAAAAAAATTAATGCAAAATTATATACCATTAATATTATGAAACAATGTGTATAA